In the genome of Dioscorea cayenensis subsp. rotundata cultivar TDr96_F1 unplaced genomic scaffold, TDr96_F1_v2_PseudoChromosome.rev07_lg8_w22 25.fasta BLBR01001589.1, whole genome shotgun sequence, one region contains:
- the LOC120256729 gene encoding probable leucine-rich repeat receptor-like protein kinase At1g35710: MAVLSLLVLFFSNLCFPVLNVATASNIEFQGRALLQWKMALKTQELLDTWTSKTSPCNWTGITCRYNGHRMPTITRVQLGQLGLEGELETLNFSALPSLRVLNLSNNHVHGSIPTCISALSKLTILDLSANNLTGIIPSELGNLTRLKTLWLFENQISGSIPLSFGKLKNLNSLDISAISLVGSIPLVFGNLTKLNVLYLWGNDLDGSIPCDIGNLVNLRDFEISDNQITGHIPHSIRNLTKLETFYLSGNNIKGSIPGEVGNLMNLRDFNIYDNQMTCPIPDCIRNLTKLESLHLGKNNINGSIPSEIGNLLNLRDFGLYENQITSSIPPRIGNLTKLESFYLGNNNINGFIPSEIGNLVNLKYFGLYKNQITGSIPPSLGSLKCLIYLNLDNNHLSGILPIEISNLTNLMYLQLSYNNLSDNLPPDLAKGGLLQYLGLSYNNFQGPIPL, encoded by the exons ATGGCGGTGCTTTCACTCTTGGTACTGTTCTTCTCCaatctctgttttcctgttttgaATGTGGCAACAGCTTCAAATATTGAATTCCAAGGGAGGGCTCTTCTTCAATGGAAGATGGCCCTTAAAACACAAGAACTCCTCGACACCTGGACATCAAAAACCAGTCCATGCAACTGGACTGGAATCACTTGCAGATATAATGGCCATCGCATGCCAACCATCACCAGGGTCCAACTGGGACAGTTGGGACTAGAAGGGGAGCTGGAGACTCTCAACTTCTCAGCTCTGCCATCACTCAGAGTTCTCAACCTCAGCAACAACCATGTACATGGATCCATCCCTACATGTATTTCAGCTCTCTCCAAGCTCACCATCCTTGATCTCTCTGCCAACAATCTCACAGGTATCATCCCATCAGAGCTTGGTAATTTGACAAGGCTCAAGACCTTGTGGCTCTTTGAGAATCAGATAAGTGGTTCCATACCTCTTTCTTTTGGAAAGCTTAAGAATTTGAATTCGTTAGACATCTCTGCAATTTCCTTAGTTGGTTCCATCCCTCTAGTGTTTGGAAATTTGACCAAActaaatgttttatatttatggGGAAATGACCTCGATGGCTCTATCCCTTGCGATATTGGGAATCTTGTAAATTTAAGAGATTTTGAAATATCTGACAACCAAATAACTGGTCACATCCCACATAGTATTAGAAACCTAACCAAGCTTGAAACTTTTTATCTAAGTGGAAATAACATAAAGGGATCCATTCCTGGCGAAGTTGGGAATCTAATGAACTTGAGAGATTTTAACATATATGACAACCAAATGACTTGTCCCATCCCAGATTGCATTAGAAATTTGACTAAACTTGAAAGTTTACACCTaggcaaaaataacataaatggtTCCATTCCTAGTGAAATCGGGAACCTACTAAACTTGAGAGATTTTGGATTATATGAAAACCAAATAACCAGTTCCATCCCACCTCGCATTGGAAATTTGACCAAACTTGAAAGTTTTTACCTAggtaataataacataaatggcTTCATTCCTAGTGAAATTGGGAACCTAGTGAACTTGAAATATTTTGGATTgtataaaaaccaaataactGGTTCCATCCCTCCTTCTCTTGGAAgtttgaaatgtctcatttatttaaatttagacaACAATCATCTCTCTGGCATATTGCCCATTGAAATTTCAAACCTTACAAATTTAATGTATCTTCAATTGTCCTACAACAACCTTTCTGATAACCTACCACCAGATTTAGCTAAAGGAGGTTTGCTTCAATATCTTGGTTTGAGTTACAACAATTTCCAAGGCCCCATTCCA CTTTAA